The Sus scrofa isolate TJ Tabasco breed Duroc chromosome 4, Sscrofa11.1, whole genome shotgun sequence genomic sequence cggaatatagttgttcatagtattctcttatttttttttttttttgtatttctgcagtatctgttgtggtctctcctttttcatttataattttgtttatttgagttttttctctcctctttttagtgagtctggccaggggtttgtcaattttatttaccttttcaaagaaccagctcttagttttattaattttctctattgttttttgaatctctattttattgatttcttctttgatctttataatttccttccttctgccaactttaggatttttttgttcttctttttccaattcatttaggCTGagagttaagttgtcaatttggaatctttcttcttttttgacaaaggcctgtattactataaatttccctctgagcactgcttttgcaacatcccatagattttgggaggttgtgtcttcattatcatttgtttcaaggtagtttttaatttccttcttgatttcctcattgacccattggttttttagtagcatgtagtttagcctccatgtagtaggttttttctcattacttttcccatggttgatttctaatttcatggcgtgtGGTCAGAGAAATacctgagataatttctatgctcctaaatttgttgaggttagctttgtgtcctcTTTGTACTTTGCACTGTTTTCATTTCAGGGAATGTCCACCAAGTCTATTTTCTCACTGCTGTGAAAATGGTGCATATGTTTCCCTAACCACAGCTTCACTCTCCTTCTCCAAATATTCCTCGTTTCCGTTTTAGTTCTTATGTCGTTTATCCTTGTCGACTTAAATATGAGAGTGTATTTCTTGCTCTGAGAAAGTTAGACAATTTCCTGTCTACATGAGATGAGGCTGTTAGTGCCTTTACCATCCCCCAAAGTGCAGCCACTGTATCTTGACTCTTACAGCGTCCAGATGAATACTATGCACCTTCCGAGCTCCATGTGTAGTCAGATCTTCTATAATGTGTCCGTAGGTTGATGGAACAATGTGGATGCCAGGGAAGGGCCATTCCACTCTTGAGGCCAACAGGAGAGATTTTGAGATCCAGACCCCTCAGCCCACCTTCGTGAGTTCACTCCATGGTTCGGGTGCTTATGACTGTAGGACCTTGGGCAATTTACTTCagctctctgtgtctcagtgtccCCACCTTAAGGTGGGAGTGGTAATAGTGCTTATCTTTAGGTGCCCTTGTGAGCTCTACATTTATAAGTGCACGTAAAGGGTTTAGACCTGTGTCTGGCTCACAGAAAGCCCAGTGAGGACCAGATGTGACCgtgcacagctcacggcatcaccaagCAGCTTCCCAAAGCATCCTTACTTTTGGAAAGTAGGAGATGGATGCTTTGGTCCCATGGGCCACTTAAAGGAACAGTCCTTTTTGCCTTAAGGTGGACATGCTCTCATCGTTTGCTTCGCATTTAACCTACATCTTTCCTGTATTCCATGGCTGTTTTGGGAGCTTAAGTTgtttcctcttccccctcctcccatccccctcctcctcctcctccccctccccttcctcctccacctcctcctggtCCTCCTCTTTCCTTGGGAAAATTGGTATGCCTGCTGGCACTACATCAGGCAGTGTGCTCTTTCTAGCTCCTGAAAGGCAGCTTGTCGGCAAAGGCTACAAAGCAGGACTTGATGTATTTGCTTGGTTGATTGTCCGGACTGGAGAAAacgataaagaaaatgttaataactgAGATTAAGTTTCAAAGGGTGTAGTGCCTGTAGCTGTCATGCTGGGAATAGCAATGCCGAGACACAtgttccctccccctgcccccggcctGCCCCCAGAGCTGGTGGGCAATTTGTCACcataatttttctccattatgcCCATAGTTGTTTGCATTTCAGATCATTGTCATCTGGGGTTTTTACCTTTTTGGTGCAAAGCATCAAGAAGCTACATCAGGAAAGATCAATGTAGATGTTTGTTTCTGGCACTTAGTTGGTTTTATTCACATTTGACGAGTAGTTTAGCTGCATGCCACAGTGGAGGTTCAACACGTATGTTCCCTTGGGATTCTGAAGGCACTGCTCCTCAGTCCTGTAGCATACAGACAGCCTCGATGacgatttcttctttgactcatggcTTATTTAGTCTGTCTTCTTATTCCCCAGATACTCGACCTGTCTCCTAGATAACCAGTACTACCAGTTTCTGAGGAAAAGCTCCCAAACCTTCATGTAGATGTGACATGGTTTTCAGAGATTCGGTTGGCTTCAAATGCTTCAAGGTTCCACTGTTTGGGAAAAGGGAGGATTGTCTGTCCTTTAgtcattttctttgtgtatcaagaAATAATTGTCCCTCTTTCTAAGGTTGGCAACCTCATTAAGCCTTCTTATTCCTCAAGAAAGGCTGATCCTCCTTCGGTTGATCAAACATAGATCACAACCCGTGATTGAAACAGATCCGGTAAAATGGGGAAGCTGAATGGAGTGGTTAGGTTTCCATAGCAGATGCCTGGGAAGCTGGGCAGTAGGAGAGGCACCATCTCTGACCCAGTGGGAAAACATCCCCACTGTCAAggaatttctcctctttcctaaCTGGCACATGACACTGGCATGGGGAGTATGTGACACAGTTTCGGGTCAAGCACTGTGCTGTtcctggggaggggtgaggaagaTCATGGACCAGGAAGTGTGATACTGGCATGAGTGTGGCAAGTCATTTATGAGATTGCGTGTGGATGGCGATTTGGTTGGGAAATGAGGTCATCGTGCCCGTCCTGGGCTGCTCCCCCTGCGCCATGCAGGGCTGCCTGGCCTTATAAAAGGAGTGACCTTCTTCCCAGCTCTACTCTCTTCCAGACACCAGTCCTAGACCTTCTTTGGAGCCTCTGGTGAGTACAGGTCTCAGAGGTCTTTCTTGGACCTTGGGTGGTGGCATTTCACCTGCGTATAGAAGCGACTTTATTTTTACCCTTCAATACTCTTTCTGGGGGAAAGAATACAATGAGGTTGGGAGGGGGGTACGGTTTCGCTGGTGTTTGGGAGGTGATGTGGAATGGGAGGAGAGCGATGGAGTCCAAGGCACCACCTTACcctgaaggagagaaacagagatgaggCGCTGTGCTGGAGCAACCGCCCCCCAACGCATTGGTTCCCACAGCCTCCCTCTCACGGCTCCATCCCAGTGAGCGGTGGGATTGGGCCTTTGCATTTCTCCTCAAAAGCTCAGCCCCACAGTCGGGTCGGTTAGCCCAGCAAGCAGGGCCTCGTGGGAGCTCTGGGCAGTGATGAGTTTTGAGATTGGTGACCCTTTTAATAAGCAGGTTCTTTTTCTCCAGGTAAAATTTGTATTCACACAACTCCCCTgtgggtgattttatttttagaaagtgtTCGAATGTGAGATGAAGCAGAAAGGCCTGAGGCCTGAGGGTGAGAGGTGCTCAAAAGAACGGGTGAAGATGGGCCACAAAATCCTAAAGGCTGTAGTAGGAATCCAAGAGAGTCCTTGGAGACCAAAGTGTTGGTGGCCCATTAGATTGTGGTGATCACTGTACACCGAGAAATGAATGAATCCAttgagtcataaaaaaaaaaaacaagtgatgaTGGTCGAGCTGACTGCTCTATGGACAGGACTGTCTTTGTGGTGACCAATGTTGTCTCACTGTACTTCAGGTTCCGTGAGTCCCAGGAACGATGTCTTACCAGCAGCAGCAGTGCAAGCAGCCCTGCCAGCCACCTCCTGTGTGCATACCCAAGTGCCCTGAGCCATGTCCACCCCCTAAGTGCCCTGAGCCATGTCCACCTCCTTGCCCACCTGTGGTGTGCCCAATTCCAGTATGCCAGCAGAAATGCCCACCCTGCCCACCGTGCCCACCCTGCCAGCAGAAGTGTCCACCCAAGTGCCTGTAAGAGCAGCAGACTTCCTCAGGACCATGCAACAACGGGATCCAGGCTCCTCTTGGTCCCAGGGCTCCCTCGTCCTCCCTTTGGCCATGGTGATAGACTGCATCCTTCTCAACCTCCCTCCTGGATTCACAGCTGACAGAGAAAAGGCTTGGTTCCCCAGGCTCATAGGATGTTGTTGGAAGAGCAGCAGCGTCATCGCCGGATGGGGCTCTGCCATCTGCCTGCCTGTGATCTGGGTTGTGACCTCCAGCCTCTGAGCGCTTCAGTGTGTCTCTTTTTCAGTTCTCCAATAAAGGACATGTTTCATGGTCAAGCTCTCAattcttccttttgttcctttgtttgttttgtttgtttgcatgtatTGCTCTCCAGTCTTCTGCCAAGGACAACAAACTCTTTTGAGGGGTCCTTTTCATTCCTACTAAATCATTAGCATGAGGCTTCTCCAAGCTGTCTTCAGTTGGGTCTGAAATatgttcttttggattttttacatccaatccttcttttttgtcattggtTTCCAACGGGTTTCTGCCTCTTTCTATGTTGTATTTCCCCGAGAAGAATGAACTTctctcagcttcagtttccttatccataaaataaGGAAGGAATGTATAAGTACCATGCATAACCGATTGAACCACTGGCGCTCCCACAGGTGGAAAGAATGTATTCAACTCAGTAGGCTCATAGAAATTAATTTATTCCCAAGTGTTTCCTAATTATGTATCAGGTGCCGGCAGGTGATTAGGTGTTAGAAGAATGATGATGGGGACCAAGGTCCTTGTCCTTAGAGAGCCTACATGCTGGAGGGGAtggcacaaacacacacaaacacacacacaacacactcacatacacacacacacacacacacacacgtgtaagACAAATAATATTTATGCTTGGGTGTATGTTAGAGACAATTGCTTTGAAATGCTCCTCCCTGTGGCTTTGTTGGCACAGAGTTGAATGAACAGACGAGTGAGCTGTGAGTGTCCTGGTGTTCGAGCTTCCAGGGAGAGTAGATGGCAAGGGCAAGGCCAGGGCAAAgttagagcagagagaagagagatggggTGTGGGATGGGTGTGGGGTTGAGCACCTGTGAGCTATAGAAGTGACTGGGCTCGAAgtggacttggagctgcagctgaggcattcACGAAGACACATCAATAAGACTGAACGATTTTTATCCATCAGCTAGAGGATCGATTTCTCTCTCAAACCACATTTCCGGGGCTCTCTCAcataacatcttttattttttttcatcacaagaaCTTATTGTTTAGTTGTTGTTGGAAGATATTGTTGGATGGTGTGTCTGTTtgttttaggtccgcacccgcgtcacaaggaggttcccaggctaggggtcgaattggagctacagcggcgtgcctacaccacagccagagcaacaccaggtccgagccatgtctgtgacctacaccacagctcagggcaacacccgatccttaacccactgaacgaggccagggatcaaacccacaacctcatggttcctagtcgcatttgtttcctgGGCAGCACAACGGAAACTCCGAAGTGGAGATGTGAACTGAATGTGGAAATGGGATTTGGAGCTCTGGGCCCTCAGCAGGACAGAGACCCCAGTTCAGTACATGGAAGGTGCCTAGAAGGAGGAGACCAGACAGCGGGACCAGGGGAGGAGAACAGGCTGGGCTGAGGCCCGAGTGCCAAGTTCAGGGGATTTGAGGGCTTCACTGGAGGGTTCAAAAGGAGGCTGGAACCCTCCTCCgcattttccctttgctttggtATTGGTACCTATGGCTACTCGCCAGCCATGTGAACACCGCAACCCTGAGTCCAGGGTCCTGGGACTGCACTATTCCTTGGGCTGACCTACCCAGGCCTCCGGCTCCTGCCTTGACTCTGGCACAGGATCCCACTGGTTCATGGGGGGCCCTGTACCAGCCACGGAGGCTCCAGAGTGCCTGGTTCAGTGGCAGCAGGAGGGCAGCGTTTGGATTTCTCTAGGCAGGTCCTCCCTCCATTCAACAGAGGACATTCTTTCCTTGGGATTGTGGAGATCTGTGGACACTGGGTCAGATGCAGTTTCCTAGCCTCGAATTTCACGAGGGAGTTTTTAGGCGCTGTTGCTTTAGAAATGTCACTTCACACTGGGACCagtgttcccttttcctttctttctgttttttcttttttcttttttctttttctttttcgctgCAGCCATAGTTCCCTGTCCAGACATTAACTCTCCATCAGAACCAGAGCAGTGTCCCAGGCTGCCGCTGTGAGGACGCCTTAATCCTTAGCCACAAGGAGACTCCCCATGCTGCCTTGGATGTGAAGCTATGCAAAGCCTGCCTATCCCCTGAGGACACAGGATTTCTGAATTCTGAGGAGCCTTTACAACATCTGTCCACCTGATTGCTAAGCCCATTCACAAGTGGTGTAGATTCAACAGTGTTTAGAGTGAGTGCCACTCTTTGCTCTGCAAGTTTAGCAGCCCAGCTACTGGCAGGCTAAGGTGCCTGGCTGAGTCCTGGGGTAGTTACTTAATTCAAGAGGTGGATGCAACTTGCACCTTAGGTTCTAAAGAGCTGAACACATCTTCATAACATATACTTGGAAGGAAGCTGAACTTTCTGGTTCTGGCTTCAGCACAGGTTGCATTCAAAGAAATACTAATCtgaagttgttaaaaaaataaacaccattgCAACGTCAATAGTTGACATTTTGTTAAAAAGAGCAAACTGGAATTACACTGCAGCAAGAGACTTTAACATGCTTTCATATCCTCAAATGTGTATTCATCTCTGCAGGGCAGTGGCCTTTAACTTCTCTttcaccttctccctccctcccctcccctcttcctccttcctctcctgtcctctACCCTCCTCTCTGCATCTCTCAGTCTCTCCTCTCTTTGTCCCTCAGTCGCCCCTTTCAGCTCTTCAGAATGACTCAGTGTTTGCTCGTTTTGTGTCTCTTGACCATCCTGTCCCATGGCCCGTTCATCAGTTTTCTTCTGCAAATGATGTCCTGTCCTTCCTGGAGTTCATCCACCTGGTGCTTCAGGTTTTCCTTGAGGTCCCCTCTGTGTGCATGTCAATAACACAGAAGGATCGAGTGGGCAGCGGGCAGTGAGGGGTGGTGTGTGGGAAGAGAAAGCAGTGTTTAGTTACATGAGATTTGTTTCGAGTTTCTAGAGCAGAGGTCATAAAACTTTCTCCTTCTTGCTGAGACCAGCTGAGAATGTGAGGGTTGCCGAACGGGTGCTCTTAAAATTAAGGTAAAAGTTACCGTAAAACCAGACACGGAGATATTCCTCCTAATGAAAAGTGGGAACCGGgaaactcaaggtctcagggaccaagagcgttGCCTCAAGATaccacactgcttttactgtgGTCTTGAGGATTATGTCACGTGAGGAAGGGGTTGTAGGGGCAGGATataggttttctttaaaaattattttaaaagtcccatGGCTGGTAggtgattaagcttttattctgaccttttgGCATTGAACAATCATttgcattgaggaagcttggctccAGCTACCTgtgcatagcattctagagaatcaccctTGTGCTTCTGCAGACCATGTGCTGGTCTGCATCACCCTGGCGAGTCTAGGTTTGTACTTTGGTTCTCCTTGCCAATGCATGTCCtactaatgacccctcataaaccccttggggccatgaggctcatcttcctcttattctgtAGAGGACATATCCTGCTTTGCAAAGTGCAGGCGTGCCCACTTGCACGGGCCCGgtatgcctagaccaatgcattaggtcctcattcagctgaccacatgaataactgatgccttcaggtctttgttcttaagcttaagtcatttaccagccctgtgactgtttttcaaacaggaatatggggtaaagtaaggcaggacaagaaGGAGTGTTCATCATAaagaatagaagcaaagaggctaagaaaatattgtggaAACATGTCGGGCGATACCTGGTGCTTCTGGCTTTCCTTTAGGTCCCCTCTGTATCCACTTCAATAACACAGAAGGATCGAGTGGGCAGTGGGCAGTGAGGGGTTGtgtgtgggaaggaggagggcatAGAAGGCGGTGCATAGTTACATGAGATTTGTTCCGAGTTCCTAGAGCAGAGGTGAGAAAAGTTTCTTCATTCCCGAACTCACAAGATGGCTGTGAAGCTCATGTACGATTAGACAATTTAGGAACttaacattatttctttattccaCCAATATTCATTCAGCACCTAAGGTGTTGCAGGTCTTGGGCCCTGTGTCTCAAAGGTGGAGAGGGGAGATGCAGGCCCCCTGTTCCAAGCCTGCAGGCGTGAGGGTGAAGCAGATGAGTGGACAGGGCACATGCTGCAGATGATGGGAAAAGCAAAGCTCCAAA encodes the following:
- the LOC102164580 gene encoding small proline-rich protein 2E — its product is MSYQQQQCKQPCQPPPVCIPKCPEPCPPPKCPEPCPPPCPPVVCPIPVCQQKCPPCPPCPPCQQKCPPKCL